The Vigna angularis cultivar LongXiaoDou No.4 chromosome 6, ASM1680809v1, whole genome shotgun sequence genome contains the following window.
ACCTTGACCTCACTTAGCTATTTCCATTCCTAAGTTTCTTCcaattaatattcaataaatcaCACTTCGGAGCCAACAATGAGTAATGCCACAAATGCAATGACCATATCAAGATTGTAGCAATGAGTCTGTACACCAATCCTTACCCAACCACAAGAACTCATTGACCCAAAGAAAAGGAGGGGAAAAGTTAACAGATTGCTAAATTTGTAGCATCAACTGACTATCTCTGAAGCAATTATACAAAAAGAGATGGAAATACAGCAAATCAAGACATCTAACAGATAACTATCTAAAGTCGCaatcacatattttttttttggcttagataaaaatgttagaaacataaaattttagttgacaCATCCAGCAATAGAACTCATTCTGTTCAAGACATTTATTAAGAGAAGGCTTAAGTACAAATTGTTCTAAATTGAAATGACAGTCAAAGAACACTAACCCGCTTGCAAGTGCAACTTCCCTTGATATTTTCATCTTTCTGGTACTGCCCTTGTAGAGTTCCTCAAGGCTGCAAAACAGTGTATTTTGGATAGGAGGAGCCTTGCGGCGTGGAGCTTCATTCATTGGCCTGCCTTCTCTGAAGATGTCATTGCCAAACATTCCACCAAAGGATCTTGATACCCACGATCCCCCCCTCATGCCCATGCCTCTGCCTCTGCTACCACACTCAAACCCCCTTCCCATTCCCATTCCTCCAAATGGGGTTGAACTCCCAAACACTTCTGCAAAAATGTTGTTTGCATTTCTGGGATTGAACCTAAATGGTTGTGGGCCATCCCCAGTTCGGAAGAAGGAAGCCATACCTTCATCCCGTGTTGGTATTCCACCTTTAAGCCCACCTTCTCCATACCTATCATAAATTTCTCTCTTCTGAGGATCACTCAGAACCTGCATCAAAACAAATAACCAAACAGATATACCAAATCACATTCCATATTCATTTCACAGTTTACACAGCCTCCAAAAGAAAAGTAGACTCAAGGGGAGAGATTAATAATTGAAACAAACACAAGGATTCCACAACTTAGTATGTGAACAAACATGCACCCAAGCAACCATGTGAGTTATGCAGAGCAAACTGTGTGGCAAGCAATTAACCGAGTCCCCAAACTTATCTCACAAGTAGTTTATCTCAAAAAAAACTTTAACCATACAATATTGTAAGAGCCCTTGCAATCTAGAGGGTGCataaaagcatgaaaaataaaaaatacaattcagATGATTGATCAACCATCACCAAGtgaaaaatacaacaaaataaatttggCCAGAAAATTAAATCGTGACCTAATTACAAACAAATGAACAGGAACTGAAGTCAAACTAGGAACAGTGTCATCGAAGTGCAGTTAAAGTATGATCAAGGTTTAACCATAAAATCAAGTTCAAGGTTTGTCACTAAGTAAAAGGGAGGATCAACATCATGGATAAGGAATTGGAAAAAGGGATAATAGTAATGACTAAAATCAAACATAGGATCTAAATCTAACATCTTTACCACACCGACACAgcaaatcaagaacattgacGGTGTTACCTCGTAGGCTTCAGATATCTGTTTGAATCTAATCTCAGCCTCCTTTTTATTGGTTGGGTTCTTATCAGGGTGCCATTTCATTGCAAGCTTTCTGTAGGCTTTCTTCAATTCTTCATCTGAGGCATTCTTGTCAACTTCCAAAATCCCATAGTAGTCCATCCGATTCACTCcctctttttcacttttctctttcttcacaAAGTATCTTATGATCAACAACAATTCTGGTGAAATTTTTTTGAGATTGTGTAAcaaatgtttgtttttttgaCTTTTGATCAATATATCAATATATGTCAACTCTGTTTAAAAATGGttgtttgtttctattttcttatGAAACTTAATCATATTAtgtctgtttatattttatttttataatatatctccTTGCGATACACGAGCGGAAAATATCACTTGAGATTGATTTACAAAATGGTACACACTGAATAGAGAATAAAGATGAGTGTGCAGTGATGCCCAAAAGGATAAAACCGTAATAAAGGTTTTAGATAAAGAGTTATTCTAAAGTAGAGTGAATATTTTAATCCCACCATGTAACCTTATCACTTTGTAACAatagaataaagaaaataaatccatcagattttcttttatttcaaagattacattttatttatttcttcgtacaaactaaaataactattaacttatatattaaataatatataatcatttatggctaatatatatatatataatataatatatatatatataatataatatatatatatatatatatatatatatataatatagtttgCTAAtttgtgtatgtgtgttttcagctgggttttagtagacaaaaatatcataatgtattacgaattttaagtttatattttaataattttcattcttgaaactaaacaaaataagaaactCCCCCACTCTTGCTTACCTCTTTCATTCCTctgaactttttttctttcatctttctcactccaacattttctcggTTATCCCTACGGTAGTcccaattaaaaagaaaaatcagaaacacttgtctAACCCTAATTtaccttcctcacttatccaatttgtttttctctcatcAACATACTCTTCCTCACCCACACAGCAACCTGCGACATCGTAATTTGTTACTCTTGCtttgttcgttcatttgttttccaatttaataacaaaataattgattatgttgatgttaatttttgattggagagttgtgttatatattttcccttattattaaattttgtttttaaattttagaattagtagTTTATTTTCAGagagatttgatattttgactaTTAAGTTGTCCGATTAGAGTTAGGTAAATTaggataagtgaggaaggtagATCAGGGGGTTAGGCGAGtctttctgatttttttcaattgggattAGCTTAGGGATAACAAATAAAATGTTGGAGTaagagagatgagagagaaagggttgagaggaataaGGAAAATGAGCAAgggtttgagtttttttttttttagttttgagaatgaaaattattaaaatacccttaaccttaaaacttataatccatgatatattaaagtatttttgtctactaaaacccagTACACAAtgctaaaatgtatcaactgaaaaacaagcgtaaaacctctctctctctctctctctatatatatatatatatatatatatatatatatatatatatatatatatatatatatatatatatatatatatatatatatatatatatatatatatatatatatatatatatatatatatattcaactcaatttaattaaataattttgtgtAAGTTgctaataaatttcttttaagttttatattgtcCTTTTATGcccaacaaaaaaaatcataactaaattttttatcaattgataaaataaaatatctattaataattactggtaaaaaaaattatcaataaattttgtaaattttgttgtaGGTAAAATATTTGTGTTCAACGACACGAACCTATACTATCACACATGACATAAAAATGTCACTACATTGTATCATATTCATGTTTCTTCCTTGTCATCAGTCTCATAAAGATCGTTTGAGTATTCATCAACCATTATAGATTGAAGCTCCATCCACATGTGTAACAACACAAATGACACATATGAACTATGATCACTACATGCAAATCATGTGAAACCTTATCGCACCCTTGAAACGTATGTCGACACTACATACCACAAGCACTACCATTCAGCTTCATAcatcttctcctccttctcactttctttctcctttcttacCTTATCTTCTCCATCTAACCtaccaatttaatttaaaatatatttcttaccATATCTAGACAAAAAATTTATCACCgacaaatttaattattgacaGGTTATATATGAATAGATTTTAAAGTATGAAATTACCAACGGATAAATCcgtaaataataaaattttttaattatcaatgaattttttCAATAGATTTTAAGGTAggtaattattaataaatttaaaaattcgttagtaatatcttaaaatttattgataaagttgattaataattcaaatttactgATGAATTTTATGGTAtgtaattattaacaaattttatcaaCACACAAAAATCAATTGATAATAAGAATATtcaattattgacaaattttatcGATATATTCTATggtatgtaattaaaaatagacaaatttgtaaataatttgaatttctaattacaaacaaattttacCAACAAATTTTACGGTATGTAACTAACAAATTGTAAAATTCGTCgataattacatatatataccttaaaatctatcaataaaattaataggTAATTTAAACTTACGTGTTTTTGTGTATATACCTtcataaacaaataaactattttcataactttgatCTTGTTTTGTTTCCATGTTTAGtgtgtttttatgttttattgtgTTTTAGTTAATATACCTTTGTTTTACCCCTAATCTCTCTTTGAGTgtgtaaaataagaaaatacaaaGCAATTCTGCTGGAGGAAAATAAGCTAGAACTGAAGAAAGCATGATtggtaataaataattatttttagacaAATACCCACTTAAAAGGCTCTATAATCGCAGTTATGGTTGTAAACATGAATAAAATACTCACTTGTAGGGTTATATTGTCATGGACCACCCTTGAACGACCAGAAAATCATCATTGGGCGTCAGACTGACTCACTAGGCAAGTTAGTTATAGTATTCTAGCCATTAGACAAAAATGTGCCCTACTTAACGAGTTACAAGTTATACAACATCAATTTATGGGCCTGTTAGGTGAGAATGAAGCCGATGGATGAGTATGTGATATGCAAAAATGGGTATTTGATTCATGTTTTCGCGATGATTTTCATTATACGTCATTTTCACATAAATAGAATCACCTAGGGTGCTTGACAGAGACTCTTAAAGATTGTTTAAAGTATTGGGAAACTCTTCCTATCTCCTTGGGATTCCGCCTTCATCCATGGTGGTTTCCCTCCTTTTGGGgttgaagagaaagaaaagttatGAATTGAAGGTGTTGAAATTAGAGCATGGAGCAACTGCCAATAACCTTGGGAGAGGGCTTGCTTCTTCTCTTTGGTTTTTGTTTCTTCTCTATCTCTTCAATTTGTAGAACATTAAGTTCCCCACCATGGATGACTATTCTTATTTGTTGAGATTAATTGTAAAACATGGAACTCTTGAGTAATTTTGTGTTGataatgatatatgtttttttaattcatgTTAGTATTGAATTTTCATGCTTAGTGTTTGTTATGACTTGATTTGTGATTCTTGATGTATTGAGAAATATGACTTGAAcctataattgaaattaaacaCCTAATGAATGCTTGTATATAGGAATGGAacataattcattaataattataagaCTCTTGAACTTAATGCATGGTTGTTTATTAAGGATTCAAGGAATTAAAACTTGATGAGTTATCATATGTTCAAAGTCACTAGAGATAAGATTTGAGTATATTGGTGAATTGATTTTGACTTGAATATATGTTACATTTTCTTTCACACCAactatttgttaaaaatataaaaaaagtttattgtgtttttgtaaatattatggTCTAATTAAGTTATTGAGTGCAAGAGTTGTCGATTCTTGCACAAATTTCTTAGAAAAAGAacgatatttattatttgttacgTTACGACGAATgcactttatatatatagaaaatataatttttttatatgtttgtctttatttaatttgtgtgattataatttttaaactattcATACTTTCATGGTATTATGAAAacacaataaatttttttgtaatttgataaaatttaacgATGGAAATAAACTTGTTggtaaatttagttttattaaaaaaaattacttacgagttttagaattttaattagcAACGAGAATATTTGTTGATATTGAATTCATTggtaaaatttgtt
Protein-coding sequences here:
- the LOC108341783 gene encoding uncharacterized protein LOC108341783: MDYYGILEVDKNASDEELKKAYRKLAMKWHPDKNPTNKKEAEIRFKQISEAYEVLSDPQKREIYDRYGEGGLKGGIPTRDEGMASFFRTGDGPQPFRFNPRNANNIFAEVFGSSTPFGGMGMGRGFECGSRGRGMGMRGGSWVSRSFGGMFGNDIFREGRPMNEAPRRKAPPIQNTLFCSLEELYKGSTRKMKISREVALASGRVFPVEEILNIEIQPGWKKGTKITFPEKGNEQPNVIAADLVFIIDEKPHGIFTRVGNDLVVTKKISLTEAEALPGYTIQLTTLDGRDLNIAINNATDPDYEEVVTGEGMPIAKDPSKRGNLRIKFNIEIPDVVGA